The nucleotide sequence AGGACTTTCTTGCGGCTCATCCTGACATCATTGTTGGAAAAAAATCTGATTCCCCGGATGAAGATAAGAGTCTTGCCGATTCCAGGGCATTGGTTCCCACTTTAAAAGATTTCTTTCGGAAGCATCCGCTTATCAATCCGAAAACTTTTCTGGGAGACGCCGCATTTGATTCCATTGAAATCTACAAATACCTGTTACAGGAAGCTTCCTTTGAGCAGGCTTACATTCCCCTCAACGGCAGAATCTCCCTTCCGGAATCCGACTGCCCGCTGAATAAGGACGGCATCCCCTGCTGCCCCAAAGACCCATCCCTTCCAATGAAACGGGAAGGAAGCAAATCCCATCTCCGCTGCGGACTGCCAACCATGAAGTTTGTATGCCCGAAAATGAAATGGGAATATGATAAATCAACCGGTAAAAGCAAACGCGTCTGCCACTGTGAAAATCCCTGTACGGAATCCCCCTGCGGCAGGATGTTTTATATTTATCCCGAGAAAAACCTGCGCGCCTATCCTGGTACGCTCCGTAGTACGGCCGAATGGGATTCCACCTATAAGATCAGGGTAAATGTTGAGAAATCAATCAACCATTTCAAGGACAGCTTCTGTGTTGCCGGGCGTAAAACGCAGAATGAAAAAACGCTTCATGCTGACCTGCTTCTCGCCGGGATTACCCAGCTTATTACAGTAATGGTGGCTGATAAACTGCACAGGCATCAATATATCCGCAGTTTAAAACCTCTGATTGCATAACCTTACATACCGCATACCATTTCACGGGCAGATAACCTTATCTGCTTTGTTTTCATGTCTCAAAACTCTTGTTATCCACATCCGCCTCCTGTAAGTCCGACTCAACCGGGCTTTTGCCCTATTGGAATCAAGATTTTGAACTTGTTTCGCAATTACCTATTAAAAATATTATTGTATTTTACAGGCAGTATTATCAATCCCCAATTTCTCAATAACAAGATAATTCCCTAACACTTCATCTTTAGAAGTATATTATCAACAATATTTCGTAAAATCAATGGTAAGGGACTTCATCTTTAGAAAGTTGGTGGTAGGATATTAAAATCTATTGGAATAAGGAAAACAACTCCAAAAACCTAATCGGTCAAAGGGTTATGGAACTGCGGACGGAAAGGAAGCTGTCACAGAAAGCCCTTGCAGAGCAGCTCCAGCTTGCCGGATATGAGTTTAGCGACCTGACCGTTTTACGGATTGAAAAAGGGACAAGGTTTGTCCCGGATTATGAAGTGGTGGCTCTGGCAGAGTTCTTCCATGTATCCTGCGAATACCTCTTAGGCGTACAGGACAAAAAATAAGCAGCAATCTGTTTTCACATCACAGACTGCTGCTTAAATTTTTGTTGAACCGATAGCCGATGCCCCATACGGTCTGTATGTAAAGCGGCTTGCCCGGATTGTCCTCTATTTTCTCCCTTATATGGCGGATATGGCTCATGACAATATTGTAATCGCCGGAATACGGCTCCTGCCAGACAATATCATATATCTGCTCTTTGCTGAATATCCTGCCGGGACTCTGCGCTAACAAATACAATATTTCAAACTCCCTATTGGTAAGCATAACTTCCGCACCATGTATAACCACATTTTTCTCTACTAAGTTCAACTTCATTCCTCCGATACTAAGGTGATTTTCCACTTGAAGCACATTACACCCTTCAAAATGAGAGCTTTCGCTCACAATCTGCAACATTCTCTGGCAGACGTCTTCCTCATCTTCCGAAAAAGCCAATATCATTATTTTACTCATTCTATATCCTCACATTTCACTACAACCTATTCCATCTAAAATCTTACCTCTGTAATATTTTAATTATTACACTTGTGAGAATTAAAGTCAAGAGAAATTTATCGAAAAATTGACATTTCCTCATTTTCACATTATAATGTATATTACAACCGTAAGATTTAAGGAGGGATTACAAATGAATACATTACCACAAATTTCAGAAGCCGAATTTGAAGTGATGAAAGTTATATGGAAACACGCACCGATCAGTACCAATGAAATCACCGAAAAATTAACACAAACTACAAAATGGAGTCCTAAGACAATACAGACCTTAATAAAGCGGCTTGTAACCAAAGGGGCGCTTTCCTATGAAAAGCAGAGCAGAGTATTCGTTTACACGCCTTTGATAGAAGAAAAAGAATATATCGGTCAGGAAAGCCACTCTTTTCTTGAACGCTATTATGACGGAGATATTACAGCAATGCTTTCTGCCTATATCGAAGATGACAAACTCTCCGAATCAGAAATTGACACGCTCCGTTCCCTTCTCGCAAAGGGTTCAAAGAACAGGGGGAATTAACATGGCAGATTTTGGAATACGCTTTTTCTTATGTAACATTTTTATTTGTATCATCATAGGCTTTCTTATTATCGTAAAACGGGCATTTAAAAATTATTTGACCAGCCGGATGCAGTTCAATTTATGGTTTTTGCTGCTTGGGATTCTTGCAGTCCCGTTTGTTCCCTTTCGCCTGGCTTCTTTTACGCAGGTTCTCGCATTATTTAATGCATGGAAAAATGCGGCGTCATCAAACAATGGGACGATTACGGAAGGTGTCCTAAATCCAAATACGTCCGATGCTGTAAATCAGATGAATGATTTTGCACTGTCTGTAAGCAGAGAAACACCCTCCATTATTGGACTGATTTTGTGCGGTGTATGGCTGGTTGGCATCCTGGCTATGATTTTATTAGTAATAAAATCCGTATCCCGGTTAAACGCCATGAAAAAGTCTGCGCTTCCCCTGCAGAACAAGGCTGTCCGTATTTTATATCATAACTGTTTAAAAGAAATGAAAATAAAAAGAAATATTCCCGTTTACAGCACCGCCTTCCTGAAATCCCCCGTTATTGTGGGATTATTCAACCCCCGCATTTATCTTCCCATCCACCTCATATCGGATTTTAATGCTGCGGATATGCGGTATATGCTGTTGCACGAATTACAACATTACAGACACAAAGACGCACTGGCAAGCTATCTTATGAACTTTTTCGGCGTACTCTACTGGTGTAACCCATGTGTCTGGTATGCACTGAAAGAAATGCGGAACGAACGGGAGGTTGCCTGTGATACATCCGTCCTGAAACTACTCGATGAAAGCGATTATGAAAATTATGGGAATACCCTCATCAACTTTGCGGAAAAAGTTTCACTTACGCCATTCCCCTTCGCTGCCGGAATCAGCGGAAGCATGAAGCAGATGCAACAAAGAATTGCTAATATCTCCTCTTATAAAAAACCTTCTGTTTTCAGAAAATTAAAAGGATTTACTGCTTTTGTCACGATTGGCGTTATTCTTTTTGCTCTTGCCCCAATGCTTTCCACTTATGCCGCAGAGCAGAGCCGGTATCAGTGGAACATTTCTGCTGAAAAGGTTTCTACGATTGACCTGTCTGCCTATTTCAGTGGATATGAAGGCAGCTTTGTACTATATGATTTAAACGGCGATACATGGAATATCTATGATATGGAGCAAGCCACTTTAAGGACAGCCCCAAATTCTACTTACAAAATCTATGATGCGCTGTTTGGACTGGAAGAAAGCGTGATTGCCCCAAATGATTCTTTCATGACATGGAACGGAACTGACTATCCATTTGAAGCATGGAACGCTGATCAGGATTTGTATTCTGCAATGCAGTCCTCCGTCAACTGGTATTTCGAGGAAATAGATAGGCAAATCGGTTCATCCGCCATTCAGGGTTATATCCGAAAAATCGGATACGGAAACGAGAATATAAATGCAAGCCTTTCCTCATACTGGATGCAAGGGACATTAAAAATTTCCCCGGTAGAGCAGGTACAACTTTTAACAGCTCTCCACAGCAACCGTTTTGACTTTACCCCGGAAAATATAAATGCTGTAAAAAGTGCTATTTGCCTGTTTTCTTCGGAAGGCAAAAACTTTTACGGAAAAACCGGAACCGGACGTGTAGACGGTCAAGATGTAAATGGCTGGTTTGTAGGCTATATTGAAACCGCTGGCAACGCATACTTTTTTGCCACCAACATCCAAGCCGCAGAAAATGCCACAGGCAGTAAGGCATCAGAAATTTCTCTTTCCATCCTATCTGATATAGGAATATGGGAAGAATAAAAATCTAATCCACAATATTCATTACATAAAATAATGCTCCCTTTTAAGTAGTCCATGTAAAAATGCAGTTACTTAAAAGAGAGCATTATTTTTCAATGATTAGTTACTGTCCTTTAAGTGTAAGCGCAAAATATCCTGACGGAGTGACAAGGGTTTAATTCGGCTTCATAATGGATAGTGGAAATGCAGGCATCTTACCCTATGCATTGTGCCAGAGTTCTGCAAACGCAAGCATTTCACTATACCTATGGAGGTTCAATATATGCCAGCAAAGCCAGTCAAAGCGAAAGAGCAGTACCGTCTGGTCATGGAATGCCGCTCCAGCGGCCTGACGGACCACCAGTGGTGCAGGGAGAAAGGCATCTGCCCAGGCACATTCTACGGCTGGGTGCGCAGGCTCCGCCAGAAAGGATATCAGGACATACCGGAGCCAGTTCACAGCCAGCGTGTAAGCACAAAACAGGAAATCGTCAGGATAGAGCCTGACATCCGGCAGGGCCGGGATGTCTCCCCGCCCCTTTTGGAGACTGCGTATCCGGCATTCCCGGTTCCGGCCATGGAACTATCCGTAGCCGGTATGGTACTGCGCATCCCCAACGGGACAGATCCGGCGCTGCTGAGAGAAACCGTCCGCCTGATCGGAGGCGGATCATGTCAGGAGACATTTCAGCTGCGGACGAAATCTATATCGTCTGCGGCTACACGGATATGAGGCGTTCCATCGACGGCCTCTGCGGGATCGTGCAGGAAAAGCTCCACATGGATCCCCGCCGCAGCGCCCTGTACCTTTTCTGCGGGAAACGCTGTGACAGGATCAAGGCCCTTTTATGGGAAGGTGACGGGTTCCTGCTCCTTTATAAGAGGATGGAGGCGCAGGGGCGCTTCCGGTGGCCCAGGGACTCCCAGGAGGCAAGGGGCATTTCCTGGAAGCAGTTCGACTGGCTCATGTCAGGACTGGAGATAGAACAGCCCAAAGCGTTCAGGCCGCCTGAAAATGAGCGGGATATCCCTCCGCCCAAAGCCTCCTGACAGCACCGGCGGGTTTCTCAAAAAAAGCTGAATATCCCGAAAAACAAGGTCTGCCAGGCTTCACTCCAGATGCTTTCCATGGTACAATAAAAGCATCAGAAGAGGAGGCAGGGATAGATGGCAAAAGACCCGAAGGACTCCAGAATCATGGAGTATAAGGACACGATCAGCCAACTGAATATGACAGTCAGAAGCCAGAATGAGCTTATCGATTCCCTGCGCCAGACCATTGCTTCTAATAATGAAGCAATGGCGGTCCTGAATGAAAAGGTCGATTATCTTACGAAAAAACTCTTCGGCACATCCAGTGAAAAGTCTGAAAATGTGGAAGGACAGCTCAGCCTTTTCAATGAGGCTGAGCAGGAGGCATCCCCCTTTCCGAAAAACAGAGATACTGTGCGGAATGCGGAGCGGAAATGGAAGCCATCGGGAAGGAGTTTGTCCGTCGGGAATTCCGTTTCACCCCTGCCAGGGGCGAAGTAGTCAATATCTACCGGGAGACGGCAAAGTGTCCGGTATGTTCCACGGCCCCGGCAATGGCGGAAGCCGTAAGGTTCGCCAGGGCTCATGTGCCGGAGGCGCTGATCCCCCACAGCTATGCGTCCGCATCCGCCGTTGCATGGACGATGTACCAGAAATATGCCAATTCCATGCCCCTGTACCGCCAGGAGCAGGACTGGAAACAGATGGGCGTCATCCTGAGCAGGGCGACGCTTGCAAACTGGATCCTGTACTGCGCCGGGAATTATTTTTCTCTGCTGTATGGCTATTTCCGCCGGGAACTTATAAAGAGGCAGTTCCTGATGGCAGATGAGACAAGAGTCCAGGTGCTGAAGGAACCGGAGCGGAATGCGGAGACAGACTCGTTCATGTGGCTGTTCCGGACCGGGGAGGACGGCCTGCCGCCCATCATCCTCTACCGGTATACGCAGACCAGGGCAGGGTTGAATGCGGCAGACTTCTTAAAAGGTTTCAAGGGCTATCTGGAGACGGACTGCTACCAGGGCTACAATGGCCTGCCGGATGTGAAGCGGTGCTGCTGCTGGGCGCACCTGCGCAGGTACTTTGTGGAGGCAGTTCCGAAAGGGAAGGAGCTGGATTACGGCAATCCTGCCGCCCAGGGGGTGCAGTACTGCAACAAGCTGTTCGAGTATGAACGTCAGTCCCATGAGAAAGGACACAGCCACGAGCAGCGGAAAGAATACCGGATCCAGAAAGAGATGCCAGTGCCGGACGCTTTCTGGGAATGGGTCTCACAGCAGTCCCCGAAAAAAGGGACGCGCTTTGAGAAAGCGGTGAACTATGCCCAAAATCACAGAGAGCAGTTCATGACATACCTTGAGGACGGCAGGTGCAGCTTTTCTAACAATCTGAGTGAGAATTCAATCCGTCCGTTCACGGCAGGCCGCCGCAACTGGCTGTTCAGCGATACCCCCAAAGGTGCGGATGCCAGTGCCATGGTTTATACCATGGTTGAGATGGCCAAAGCCCATAACCTGAATATTTATAAATATCTGAAATATCTGCCTGAGCATCTGCCGGAGACCAGGATGGCGGACAGCGAACTATCCAGGCTGGCCCCATGGAATCCGGAGGTTATTGGCAGATGTTCTGGTACAATGTAGAGTAAAATGCTTGCAGTTCCTACAGTCCATTATGTAGGGGCTGTTTTATTTTGTCCATTCGTAGGATTATTGAGCGCTTACTGTTCATCGAACTGTTCATCTCCAGACAAAATAACTTCCACAGAATCCTCATGCCATGTAACTTCCCATATACTGCTGCGTATGTTTCTGCCATCATCCCGCAGCTCAAAGTCTGCTTTGGATATTCTGCTTTTGCCCTCATAAAGAACCAGCCTGCCGGAAGCCGAACCAAAGGAGAAATCAGCTTCTCCCACAGCCTGCAAAACCAGTTCATACGTTCCATCCGGCGAAACTGACGTGTCTGCCTTTGTTATTTTATAATCTGACACATAGACAAAGCTCCCCCAAAACACAGCAATTATAATAAAGATAACAGCCACAAAGCCTAATATAAATTTGAGTGTCTTTTTCATTGCTCCATATCCCTTCTATTTTCAACATCAAGCACTACCCATAATTACTGTCTGACAATCCGGTATTGATATTCTGGTATATTTGAAATTCCATCATCCAGAATTTTATTTCCCAAGTACTGAAAGCCGCCATCTTCTGCAAACCGTACCGTAAGTTCATGCGTTATTACCGCATCATCACATAAAATCATGCTGCACACTGCATCCACAGTTAAAGTAACTGTCCCATCTTTGTTTTCTCTAATATCCGTAACCTCTGGAAAGGAAGTTCCAAAATAGGTAGGTGCATAGTTGAAACAACCAAGCCTTGCCCATGCATAAGTCTGTTTTTCTTTGTCAAATACCGCATATTTCTGTATTTCCTCCGATGTTATTGGAAGATATTCCATAATCAGACGCTCAAACTCATCTTTTGGTATCCCGTCCGCATAATCCTCAGAAGGAAGCTGCTCCTGATATTTCATTGCATATAAATATTCATACATCCCATTATAATCTAATTTTTCCATATGGTCTGCATCCCAGTCAGAACATAAAAGATTGTTTCCCTGATAAGCTAATCCAAGTACACACTTTTCCGACATTTCCCTATTTTCCTCTGTAATAGGCTTTACCCTGACCATGCAGCTCCCATCCACCATTTCAGTAACTTCCGGGTATTCTGGTACGCATAACTCATAGCAAAAGTATCCTTTATCCGTAAATCTCCATTCTTTGATCCGGGTATAGGAAATATATGTCATTACAGGCTTATCATCATCACTCCATGCAGCTTTTGCGGATAAAACATACATATCCTTTCCGTCATAAGAATACTTATATCTCCCGATGCCGCCATCCGAATGTATTTCATAAACAATCGCTGAACCGCTGCTGCCTGCTAAGGAAGCATTTAAAAATTCTTCCAGTTTGTTGTGATTTTCCATATTTGAATATATTTCCGTTATTGCGACCGGGCATCCGGTGGCTTTTAGTTTTTCCACCATCTGATCTATGACTTCGTCCGCAATAACAACATTGGACGCACAGCCTTTATCTGCGTTTTTATATAACTCCGATATAAGCCCCATCATTTTTTCGCAATCTTCTTCTGCTTCTTCCCGTTGATGGGCATCTATCGGAAGATCATAGCCTTTTTCTATCTGCCTGTTTGTGTCTGCTTCCTCGTCTGTACTTTCTGTATATTCCTTTTGTTCATTTTCTCTGGTTTTGCCAGCATATTCGTTTTTCATATCTTTTCCGTTATTATTACAGGCACATAACAAAGCAACACACACCAGCGCATAAGCCACAAGGATTACCTTCTTCTTTAACTTCATCATCCCTCTTTTATTTTCCTCTCTTTGGCACTTCCAATTCTTTCTGTTCTATCGTATTGGATAAATACCTGAATGTGCCGTCCTCAAATGGCTGTACCACGATTGTATTGGTAAAAGCGAGGTCAGAATTGTAATCTGCCCATACCCCGTCAACAATAAGCGTAATTGTTCCATCTGCATTTTCTGAATAATCAACAACTTCCCCAAACGGTGGATACGGGCTTGCAAATATCATTTCATACTCATAGCTCTTACTATCCTCATCATAGCCGCATTTTTCCCGTAACTGTTCTACTGATACTGGAAAATATGTAGTCATTATTTTTTCGTATGTGTCCGCAGGTATTCTCCAGTTTTCCGTCCTTAAATTTTCCCCGGTATATATCCGGTATATATCTTCAAACATACAGGGCATCAGAA is from Lachnospiraceae bacterium JLR.KK002 and encodes:
- the tnpB gene encoding IS66 family insertion sequence element accessory protein TnpB (TnpB, as the term is used for proteins encoded by IS66 family insertion elements, is considered an accessory protein, since TnpC, encoded by a neighboring gene, is a DDE family transposase.): MSGDISAADEIYIVCGYTDMRRSIDGLCGIVQEKLHMDPRRSALYLFCGKRCDRIKALLWEGDGFLLLYKRMEAQGRFRWPRDSQEARGISWKQFDWLMSGLEIEQPKAFRPPENERDIPPPKAS
- a CDS encoding BlaR1 family beta-lactam sensor/signal transducer gives rise to the protein MADFGIRFFLCNIFICIIIGFLIIVKRAFKNYLTSRMQFNLWFLLLGILAVPFVPFRLASFTQVLALFNAWKNAASSNNGTITEGVLNPNTSDAVNQMNDFALSVSRETPSIIGLILCGVWLVGILAMILLVIKSVSRLNAMKKSALPLQNKAVRILYHNCLKEMKIKRNIPVYSTAFLKSPVIVGLFNPRIYLPIHLISDFNAADMRYMLLHELQHYRHKDALASYLMNFFGVLYWCNPCVWYALKEMRNEREVACDTSVLKLLDESDYENYGNTLINFAEKVSLTPFPFAAGISGSMKQMQQRIANISSYKKPSVFRKLKGFTAFVTIGVILFALAPMLSTYAAEQSRYQWNISAEKVSTIDLSAYFSGYEGSFVLYDLNGDTWNIYDMEQATLRTAPNSTYKIYDALFGLEESVIAPNDSFMTWNGTDYPFEAWNADQDLYSAMQSSVNWYFEEIDRQIGSSAIQGYIRKIGYGNENINASLSSYWMQGTLKISPVEQVQLLTALHSNRFDFTPENINAVKSAICLFSSEGKNFYGKTGTGRVDGQDVNGWFVGYIETAGNAYFFATNIQAAENATGSKASEISLSILSDIGIWEE
- a CDS encoding winged helix-turn-helix domain-containing protein — its product is MSKIMILAFSEDEEDVCQRMLQIVSESSHFEGCNVLQVENHLSIGGMKLNLVEKNVVIHGAEVMLTNREFEILYLLAQSPGRIFSKEQIYDIVWQEPYSGDYNIVMSHIRHIREKIEDNPGKPLYIQTVWGIGYRFNKNLSSSL
- a CDS encoding DUF6070 family protein, which produces MMKLKKKVILVAYALVCVALLCACNNNGKDMKNEYAGKTRENEQKEYTESTDEEADTNRQIEKGYDLPIDAHQREEAEEDCEKMMGLISELYKNADKGCASNVVIADEVIDQMVEKLKATGCPVAITEIYSNMENHNKLEEFLNASLAGSSGSAIVYEIHSDGGIGRYKYSYDGKDMYVLSAKAAWSDDDKPVMTYISYTRIKEWRFTDKGYFCYELCVPEYPEVTEMVDGSCMVRVKPITEENREMSEKCVLGLAYQGNNLLCSDWDADHMEKLDYNGMYEYLYAMKYQEQLPSEDYADGIPKDEFERLIMEYLPITSEEIQKYAVFDKEKQTYAWARLGCFNYAPTYFGTSFPEVTDIRENKDGTVTLTVDAVCSMILCDDAVITHELTVRFAEDGGFQYLGNKILDDGISNIPEYQYRIVRQ
- a CDS encoding BlaI/MecI/CopY family transcriptional regulator; translated protein: MNTLPQISEAEFEVMKVIWKHAPISTNEITEKLTQTTKWSPKTIQTLIKRLVTKGALSYEKQSRVFVYTPLIEEKEYIGQESHSFLERYYDGDITAMLSAYIEDDKLSESEIDTLRSLLAKGSKNRGN
- a CDS encoding helix-turn-helix transcriptional regulator, which codes for MKIYWNKENNSKNLIGQRVMELRTERKLSQKALAEQLQLAGYEFSDLTVLRIEKGTRFVPDYEVVALAEFFHVSCEYLLGVQDKK
- a CDS encoding IS66 family insertion sequence element accessory protein TnpB, translating into MPAKPVKAKEQYRLVMECRSSGLTDHQWCREKGICPGTFYGWVRRLRQKGYQDIPEPVHSQRVSTKQEIVRIEPDIRQGRDVSPPLLETAYPAFPVPAMELSVAGMVLRIPNGTDPALLRETVRLIGGGSCQETFQLRTKSISSAATRI